In one Brassica oleracea var. oleracea cultivar TO1000 chromosome C9, BOL, whole genome shotgun sequence genomic region, the following are encoded:
- the LOC106315659 gene encoding calmodulin-like protein 1 gives MSNVNFLELQYKLSKNKMLRKPSRLFSRDRQSSGLSSPGLVGVPQPTINEMRRVFDRFDSDKDGKISQTEYKVVLRALGQERAIQDVPKIFKAADLDGDGFIDFKEFIEANKRSGGIRSLDIRNAFWTFDLNGDGKISAEEVMSVLRKLGERCNLEDCKRMVRAVDADGDGLVNMEEFMRMMTQSMNIV, from the coding sequence ATGTCAAACGTAAACTTCCTTGAGCTGCAATACAAGCTCTCTAAGAACAAGATGTTGAGGAAGCCTTCAAGATTGTTCTCTAGAGACAGGCAATCCTCAGGACTGTCTTCACCTGGATTAGTGGGCGTCCCTCAGCCTACAATCAACGAGATGAGACGTGTTTTCGACAGATTTGATTCAGACAAAGACGGAAAAATTTCTCAGACTGAGTACAAGGTGGTGTTGAGAGCTCTAGGACAAGAGAGAGCGATCCAAGACGTGCCCAAGATCTTTAAGGCCGCGGATTTGGACGGTGATGGGTTTATTGACTTCAAGGAGTTTATAGAAGCAAACAAGAGAAGTGGAGGGATTAGATCTTTGGATATACGAAACGCTTTCTGGACATTTGATCTGAACGGGGATGGGAAGATAAGCGCAGAAGAAGTGATGTCGGTTCTGAGGAAGCTTGGTGAGAGGTGCAACTTAGAAGACTGCAAGAGGATGGTGAGAGCTGTTGATGCAGATGGAGATGGATTGGTTAATATGGAAGAGTTCATGAGGATGATGACTCAATCTATGAACATTGTCTGA
- the LOC106317819 gene encoding LOW QUALITY PROTEIN: F-box protein At4g12382 (The sequence of the model RefSeq protein was modified relative to this genomic sequence to represent the inferred CDS: deleted 1 base in 1 codon), which translates to MASHSTSSTTVPRKRSKTQSEVAVNPSFDDLPSSLLEVIMSQLVLKDNIRASASCKTWREAAVSIRVVEKHPWFFCFPKRGTSFELLDPLHWKSYTLNLPELADSTLCYSRDGWLLMRRSVSKDMFFFNPFSRELVSLPKF; encoded by the exons ATGGCGTCGCATTCTACGTCTTCAACCACCGTCCCCCGTAAAAG ATCCAAAACTCAGAGCGAAGTGGCAGTGAATCCGAGTTTTGATGATCTTCCATCAAGCCTCTTGGAAGTAATAATGTCTCAGCTTGTACTAAAAGATAACATCCGTGCCTCAGCTTCTTGCAAAACATGGCGCGAAGCTGCAGTATCTATTCGTGTAGTAGAAAAACACCCTTGG TTTTTTTGTTTTCCTAAACGTGGCACTTCGTTTGAACTCCTCGATCCGTTACACTGGAAGTCGTACACTTTGAATCTGCCGGAGCTAGCTGACTCCACTTTGTGTTACTCAAGAGACGGCTGGTTACTTATGCGTAGATCTGTCTCAAAAGACATGTTCTTCTTCAACCCGTTTTCTAGGGAGCTCGTAAGCTTGCCCAAGTTTTAG
- the LOC106316233 gene encoding uncharacterized protein LOC106316233 — protein sequence METEEAAAAETSIELNFDSTTSSPYITAPSSPTRFGNNNAFFFSAPTSPSPSTSTKKRSVSDFDDNFEFNFSGQLDKSYFSAADELFDGGKIRPLGPSLPPTAVSSPRSSFLEREVSDRGRDPSPGSTTRYERKGSRSMSPLRVSDIMVDEEEAHESAKMVACNTSNQKSSVFLSAILFPGRAYKKWKLKDLLLFRSASDGRPVPTKESLKRYDILTKKEAEERKNSSVRSRESCDSPVSRSRRRHGVAISAHEMHYTENRAVSEELKRKTFLPYKQGWLGCLGFNPAAHEIARVGSLSRASS from the coding sequence ATGGAGACAGAGGAAGCAGCAGCAGCAGAAACATCAATAGAACTCAATTTCGACAGCACAACATCATCTCCATACATAACAGCTCCTTCAAGCCCAACTCGATTTGGAAACAACAATGCTTTCTTCTTCAGTGCACCGACAAGCCCTTCACCTTCAACTTCCACCAAGAAGAGATCTGTCAGCGATTTTGATGACAATTTCGAGTTCAATTTCAGTGGTCAACTGGATAAATCTTATTTCTCTGCCGCAGATGAGCTCTTTGATGGAGGCAAGATTCGACCATTAGGGCCCTCACTCCCTCCTACTGCTGTTTCTTCTCCCAGATCTAGCTTTCTTGAGAGAGAAGTTTCCGATAGAGGAAGAGACCCGTCTCCCGGATCTACCACGCGCTATGAGCGTAAAGGGAGCCGTTCTATGTCTCCGTTAAGGGTTTCAGACATTATGGTTGATGAAGAAGAAGCACATGAGTCAGCAAAAATGGTTGCTTGTAACACAAGCAACCAAAAATCCTCTGTTTTCTTGTCAGCGATTCTGTTCCCTGGTCGAGCGTATAAAAAGTGGAAACTCAAAGATCTGTTACTATTCAGGAGCGCATCCGACGGAAGACCGGTTCCAACCAAAGAGTCCTTGAAAAGATATGATATACTCACAAAGAAAGAGGCGGAAGAAAGGAAAAACTCGAGCGTCCGATCAAGGGAGAGTTGTGACTCACCGGTGTCTAGGTCGAGGAGGAGGCACGGCGTGGCGATCTCGGCTCATGAGATGCATTACACTGAGAACAGAGCAGTTTCGGAGGAGTTGAAGAGGAAGACATTCTTGCCGTACAAGCAAGGCTGGTTAGGCTGCTTAGGGTTTAACCCTGCGGCCCATGAAATTGCAAGAGTTGGGTCCTTGTCACGTGCTTCCTCTTGA